The Skermanella rosea sequence CGATGCTGCGCGGTGGAATATCGGGGGTTCTTATCACGCAGGCCGCGCCAAACATGCTGCGGTCCTTCGTAGTAAAAGACCCTAGCGGGGAAACGACTGCAATCCAACCCCTTTCTTGTGTGCAAACGCGGAATCACGCGTCCAAATGGCCAAAAACCGCGCGTTCCACGCCTCCGAGATCCTTGCGCGCGCCGATCCGCCCGAATCCGGCCGCCCCGAGCAGGGCCGACACGTCGGCTGATTGGCCGAATCCAACTTCGAAGATGATTCGCCCGCCCGGTTTCAGCACCCCGGGAAGTTGCGCGACGATGGTGCGGTAGGCGTCCAGCCCGTCGGGGCCGCCGGCCAATGCCCCCGGCGGGTCGAACCGGGTGACTTCCGGGGCCAGGGTTTCGATGTCGGCATCGGGGATGTAGGGCGGATTGGAGATCACGAGGTCGAAACGATCCTCGATTCCCGAAGCCCAGTCCCCTGTGGAGAAGCGCGCGCGCTGCCCCAGTCCGAGCCGCCGGGCGTTGGCCGAGGCCGTCTCCACCGCCTCCTCCGAGCGGTCGACGCCGAGCCCCGTCGCCCTCGGCAGTTCGCTGAGGACGGCCAGCAACAGGCAGCCGGTGCCGGTCCCGAGGTCCAGGATCGACAGGGGTGCCTGCCGGTCCTGGACGCCGGCCAGGGCCTCCTCGACCACCGTCTCGGAATCGGGCCTCGGGTCCAGGGTCGCGGGGGAGAGGGTGAAGTCCAGGCTCCAGAACTCGCGCCGGCCCAGGATGCGGGAGACCGGCTCGCGCGCCACCCGCCGGGCGACGAAGCCGAGGACGCGGGCGACCTGGGGCTGGTTCAGCCGCGCCGTGGCATGGATCAGCATGTGCTCGCGCGTCATGCCCAGCGCGGCCCCCGTCAGCAGGCGGGCGTCCAGTTCCGGCGTGTCGATACCGGCCTCGCGGAGCAGGCCCTCGGCGTGGCGCATCACCTCGCGGAGCATCGGCGTCCCGGACAGCCCCGGCGCGGCCGGAGCGGTCATTGCAGTTCGGCGAGGCGCTCCGCCTCGTCCGCCGCGATCAGGGGATCGATTACCTCGTCCAGGGCCTCGCCGCCCATGACCTTGTCGATCTTGTAGAGCGTCAGGTTGATCCGGTGGTCGGTCACGCGGCCCTGGGGAAAGTTGTAGGTCCGGATGCGTTCCGACCGGTCGCCGCTGCCGACCTGGCTCTTGCGGTTGGCGGCGCGCTCGGCGTCCAGGGCGCTGCGCTGGGCGTCGTAAAGGCGGGAGCGGAGCACCCGCATGGCCTTGGCCTTGTTCTTGTGCTGCGACTTCTCGTCCTGCTGGGAAACGACGATGCCGGTCGGCAGATGGGTGATCCGCACGGCGCTGTCGGTGGTGTTGACCGACTGGCCACCCGGCCCGCTGGAGCGGAACACGTCGATGCGCAGGTCCTTTTCGTCGATCTGGATATCCACCTCCTCCGCTTCCGGCAGGACGGCCACGGTGGCGGCGGAGGTATGGATGCGGCCGCCGGCCTCGGTCGCGGGAACCCGCTGGACCCGGTGGACGCCGCTCTCGTATTTCAGCCGGGCGAACACGCTGCGCCCGCTGATCGAGGCGGTCGCCTCCTTGTAGCCGCCGATCCCCGTCTCGGACACGTCCATGGTCTCGAACCGCCAGCCGCGCAGCGCCGCGTAGCGCTGGTACATCTGGAACAGCTCGGCGGCGAACAGGGCCGCCTCCTCGCCACCGGTGCCTGCGCGCACCTCCAGGATCGCGTTCTTGGCGTCGGCCTCGTCCTTGGGCAGCAGCAGGACCTGGATGCCCCGCTCCAGCTCGGGCAGGCGGCGGTCGAGCGCCTGGATCTCGGCCTCGGCGAGATCCTTCATCTCGGGATCGGACAGCATGGCCGCCAGGTCCTGGCGCTCGGCCCGGGCCTTGCGCAGGTCGGCGATCGCTTCCGCGATCGGGGTCAGCTCGGCGTATTCCTTCGACATCCGGGCGAAGGCCTGGGCATCAACCTGACCGCCGGCCAGGGCGTCGCGCAGCTCGTCATGGCGCGCGGCGACGCGGTTGAACATATCCTCGAAACTCACCGTACCTCACCCTCACTGGGCCCCGGAACGGGGCCCGCAGTCGAAAATCCAGCGCCGGCGGCGGCGTTCTCCGCCCCGTCCAGGCGGAAGAGCCGGCGCAGCAGCCGTTCGGCCTCCACCTGCTCCATGTCGTGCGACGCCGCCATGGCCCGCAGCACCTGCGACGGGTCGTGAAGCAGCCGGTTGACCAGCAGGCGGGTCGCCTCGGCCGGATCGGCGCCGGCATGCTCGGCCAGCAGGCGGCTCCTTACGGCCTCGAAATGACCGCGCAGGGCCGCCACGGCCGGAACCGCCGCCCGCTCCGCCCGGCCCCGGGCGAAGGCGGCGACCGCCTGGTCGACGATCGCCCAGGCGGCCGCGGCCGCGGCCTCGCGGGTGGCGCGGCCCTCCAGGGCGACCCGCTCCAGGTCGGCAAGGTCATAGACGAAGACGCCTTCCAAACCGCCGACGGCCGGATCGACGTCCCCGGGGATCGCCGTGTCGATCACGAAGACCGGGCGGCGGCGGCGCTTCTTCAACACCGCCTCCATCCGGTCGGCAGACAGGATATAGCGCCCGAGCCCCGCCGCCGTCACGACGATATCGGCGGAGACCAGCGCCGTGTCGAGATCGTCGATCGGCACATGGTGGCAGCCCAGCCGCCGGGCCGCCGCTTCCGCCCGCCGATCGACCCGGGCCGCGACGGTCAGGCGGGGCAGCCCCGCCTCGCGGAGCGCATCCACCATCAGCTCGCCCATGTCGCCCAGCCCGATCAGCAGGGCGGCGGAGCGGTCCAGGTCGCCGTGGATGTCGCGCGCGGTCTGGACCGCGGCGGCGGCGATCGATACGGGACGTTCCGCGATGGCGGTCTCGGTGCGGACCCGCTTGGCCGCGGCGTAGGCCGCCTGGAGCACCGCCTCCAGCTCCGGCCCGGTCGCATGGGCGGCGACCGAAGCCCGGTGGGCGGCCTTGACCTGCCCCAGCACGTGCGGCTCCCCGACGACCTGGCTGTCGAGCGAGCAGGCGACGGCGAACAGGTGGCGGACCGCGTCGCCGCCGGTCAGGGTATAAAGCTCCGGCGCCAGGGCCTCGGCGGTCATGCCGGCACGCTCGGCCAGCGCCGACGCGGCGGCCGCGGCGGCGGCGGCGGGATCGCAGGACGCCGCCAGAACCTCGACCCGGTCGCAGGTGGACAGCCAGAGCATCTCGGTCAGCCCGGCCGCCCGGAGGCGGGCCAGCACGCCGGGAACCTCGGTCCCCTCGGTGCAGATCAGGTCGCGCACCGCTCCAGAGCTGGAGCGGTGATT is a genomic window containing:
- the prmC gene encoding peptide chain release factor N(5)-glutamine methyltransferase encodes the protein MTAPAAPGLSGTPMLREVMRHAEGLLREAGIDTPELDARLLTGAALGMTREHMLIHATARLNQPQVARVLGFVARRVAREPVSRILGRREFWSLDFTLSPATLDPRPDSETVVEEALAGVQDRQAPLSILDLGTGTGCLLLAVLSELPRATGLGVDRSEEAVETASANARRLGLGQRARFSTGDWASGIEDRFDLVISNPPYIPDADIETLAPEVTRFDPPGALAGGPDGLDAYRTIVAQLPGVLKPGGRIIFEVGFGQSADVSALLGAAGFGRIGARKDLGGVERAVFGHLDA
- the prfA gene encoding peptide chain release factor 1 → MSFEDMFNRVAARHDELRDALAGGQVDAQAFARMSKEYAELTPIAEAIADLRKARAERQDLAAMLSDPEMKDLAEAEIQALDRRLPELERGIQVLLLPKDEADAKNAILEVRAGTGGEEAALFAAELFQMYQRYAALRGWRFETMDVSETGIGGYKEATASISGRSVFARLKYESGVHRVQRVPATEAGGRIHTSAATVAVLPEAEEVDIQIDEKDLRIDVFRSSGPGGQSVNTTDSAVRITHLPTGIVVSQQDEKSQHKNKAKAMRVLRSRLYDAQRSALDAERAANRKSQVGSGDRSERIRTYNFPQGRVTDHRINLTLYKIDKVMGGEALDEVIDPLIAADEAERLAELQ
- the hemA gene encoding glutamyl-tRNA reductase → MPASGGHASSELVLVGANHRSSSGAVRDLICTEGTEVPGVLARLRAAGLTEMLWLSTCDRVEVLAASCDPAAAAAAAASALAERAGMTAEALAPELYTLTGGDAVRHLFAVACSLDSQVVGEPHVLGQVKAAHRASVAAHATGPELEAVLQAAYAAAKRVRTETAIAERPVSIAAAAVQTARDIHGDLDRSAALLIGLGDMGELMVDALREAGLPRLTVAARVDRRAEAAARRLGCHHVPIDDLDTALVSADIVVTAAGLGRYILSADRMEAVLKKRRRRPVFVIDTAIPGDVDPAVGGLEGVFVYDLADLERVALEGRATREAAAAAAWAIVDQAVAAFARGRAERAAVPAVAALRGHFEAVRSRLLAEHAGADPAEATRLLVNRLLHDPSQVLRAMAASHDMEQVEAERLLRRLFRLDGAENAAAGAGFSTAGPVPGPSEGEVR